The following nucleotide sequence is from Streptomyces sp. NBC_00239.
CGACCAGCTTCTCCTTGGCCTGCTTGGCCTCGTCGGTCTGCTTGGCCTTCTGGACCTTGCGCTCCTCGCGTCGCGAGTCCACCGTCGTGACCAGCTTGTCCAGCCGGACGCGCAGCGCGTCGAGGTCGCCCACCGCGTGGTGCTCCTCGACCTGCTCCCTCAGGTGCGCGATCGCCGTCGCCGCGTCCTTCGAGGACAGATCGGTGGTCCGCACCCGCCGTTCGAGCAGGCCGATCTCGACCACCAGGCCCTCGTACTTGCGCTCGAAGTAGGCCAGGGCCTCCTCAGGGGTGCCCGCCTGCCACGAGCCGACGACCTTCTCGCCATCGGCAGTACGCACGTACACGGTGCCCGTCTCGTCGACACGGCCCCACGGGTCGCTGCTCACAGCGCCTCCTCCACCTGATGCCCGCCGAGGGGTTCGCCCCCCGGGCATCGTCCACAGTTTCCTGGGGCGGGCAGTGCCCGCCCTGCACAACGCCAACATAGGCGACCGCCGGGCCGGCTGTCCGCATCCAGCGCGACGGAAAACGACGAAGGGGCGCTCGCCCCGCTCCGGGTCAGTTCTTGACGACGGCCGCCTTCTCGATCGTGACGGCCTTCTTCGGCGCGCCGTCGGTCGAGCCGCCGGTCACACCCGCCTTGGCCACGTCGTTGACGGCCTTCAGGCCGGCCGCGTCCATGGTGCCGAACGGGGTGTAGCTCGGGGGCAGCTTGCTGTCCTTGTAGACCAGGAAGAACTGGCTGCCGCCGGAGCCCGGCTGGCCCGTGTTGGCCATCGCGACCGTGCCCGCCGGGTACGTGACCGTACCGTCCGAGCCGGCCTTGCCGAGCCCGCCCAGGTTCTCGTCCGGGATGGTGTAGCCGGGGCCGCCGGTGCCGGTGCCCTGCGGGTCGCCGCACTGCAGGACGAAGATCCCGCCCGTGGTGAGGCGGTGGCACTTGGTCTTGTCGAAGTAGTGCTGGTCCGCCAGCGACTTGAACGAGTTGACCGTGTGCGGGGTCTTCGCCGCGTCCATCGCGATGGCGATCTTGCCCTGGTCGGTGTCCAGGGTGAAGGTGTACTTCGCCTTCTGGTCGACGGCCATGGCCGGCTCGGCCTTCTTCGAGGCCTCGGGGGAGGGCGTGGCGGAGCCGGAGCCGGAGGCCGCGGGGGTCACCGTCTCCTTCTCGTCCTTGTCGAAGACACCGCCGGCAATGCCGCCGATCACGGCCGCGGCCACCACGGCCACCGCCGAACCGATGACGAGGGCGCGCTGGCGCGACTTGCGCCGCGCCTCGGCCCTGCGCTGCTGCTGCCGCTCGAACTTCTCCCTGGCGAGCTGCCGCCGCCGCTGATCGCTCGTGACCACCGGGTCGTCTCCTTGTGCGTGTCTGGTACAGCCGTCCGGGCTGGGGTTAGGCCGTACCGTATATGGGTTCGCTGTGTGATGAGCAGCGCCGGTAGGCTCTGGTCTGCCACAACCTCCATCCGGATGACCGTGGCCGGACCGCCGGACGACAGTTACCGGACGACATTTAAGGGACGAACGTGCTCATTGCCGGGTTCCCCGCCGGGGCCTGGGGGACCAACTGCTACGTGGTCGCCCCCGCCGCCGGCGAGGAGTGCGTCATCATCGACCCGGGCCACCAGGCCGCCCAGGGAGTCGAGGAGACGCTGAAGAAGCACCGTCTCAAGCCCGTCGCCGTCGTCCTCACCCACGGCCACATCGACCACGTGGCCTCGGTGGTGCCCGTGTGCGGCGCCCACGACGTGCCCGCCTGGATCCACCCCGAGGACCGGTACATGATGAGCGACCCCGAGAAGGCGCTCGGCCGCTCGATCGGGATGCCGCTGATGGGCGAGCTGACCGTGGGCGAGCCCGACGACGTCCGCGAGCTGACCGACGGCGCCGCCCTGAAGCTGGCGGGCCTCGACTTCTCCGTCGCGCACGCGCCCGGCCATACCAAGGGGTCGGTGGCCTTCCGGATGCCCGAGTCCGCGGACGTACCGTCCGTCTTCTTCTCGGGCGACCTGCTCTTCGCCGGCTCCATCGGACGCACCGACCTGCCCGGCGGCTCCCACGCCGAGATCCTCGAGTCGCTGGCCCGCGTGTGCCTGCCGCTCGACGACTCGACCGTGGTGCTGTCCGGCCACGGTCCCCAGACCACCATCGGCCGTGAGCGCGCGACCAACCCCTACCTGAGGGAAGTCGCCGCCGGCCTGGGAGGCGGCCACGCCGCCCCACGACGAGGAATGTGACGAGAGTTTCGTGAGCACCTTCAAGGCCCCCAAGGGCACCTACGACCTCATCCCGCCGTTCTCCGCGAAGTACCTCGCCGTCCGCGAGGCCATCTCCGCCCCGCTGCGCACCTCCGGGTACGGGTACGTCGAGACGCCCGGCTTCGAGGACGTCGGCCTGTTCGCCCGCGGTGTGGGCGAGTCCACCGACATCGTGTCGAAGGAGATGTACGCGTTCGAGACGAAGGGCGGCGACAAGCTCGCCCTGCGCCCCGAGGGCACCGCGTCCGTGCTGCGCGCCGCGCTGGAGGCGAGCCTGCACAAGCAGGGCAACCTGCCGGTCAAGCTCTGGTACTCCGGCTCGTACTACCGCTACGAGCGTCCGCAGAAGGGCCGCTACCGCCACTTCTCGCAGGTCGGCGCCGAGGCGATCGGTGCCGAGGACCCCGCGTTGGACGCCGAGCTGATCATCCTGGCCGACCAGGCGTACCGCTCGCTGGGCCTGCGCACCTTCCGGATCCTGCTCAACTCGCTGGGCGACAAGGAGTGCCGACCCGTCTACCGCGAGGCGCTCCAGACCTTCCTGCGCGGCCTCGACCTCGACGAGGAGACCGTCCGCCGGGCCGAGATCAACCCGCTGCGCGTCCTCGACGACAAGCGGGCCGACGTCCAGAAGCAGCTGGTCGGCGCGCCGGTGCTGCGCGACTACCTGTGCGACGCGTGCAAGGCATACCACGAGGAGGTGCGCGCGCTGATCACGGCCGCGGGCGTGGCCTTCGAGGACGACGAGAAGCTGGTCCGCGGCCTGGACTACTACACCCGCACCACCTTCGAGTTCGTGCACGACGGCCTCGGCTCGCAGTCCGCGGTCGGCGGCGGCGGCCGGTACGACGGCCTGTCCGAGATGATCGGCGGCCCCGCGCTGCCGTCCGTCGGCTGGGCGCTCGGCGTGGACCGCACGGTGCTGGCGCTGGAGGCCGAGGGCATCGAGCTCGACATCCCGGCGACCACCCAGGTCTTCGCGGTGCCGCTCGGCGACGAGGCGCGGCGGCTGCTCTTCGGCACGGTCACCGAGCTGCGGAAGGCCGGCGTCGCGGCCGACTTCGCGTACGGGGGCAAGGGCCTCAAGGGTGCGATGAAGGACGCGAACCGGTCCGGTGCGCGGTTGACCCTCGTCGCGGGCGAGCGGGACCTCGCCGAGGGAGTGGTCCAGCTCAAGGACATGGCGTCCGGCGAGCAGAGTGCGGTGCCGGTGGGCGAGCTCGTCGCGGCGGTCCGCGCGCGCCTGGCCTGACCCGGCACGTCCAGCCTCGCCGGTGTCCGGGGCGCCCCTGCAGCCTCGCCGGCTGCCCGAGGGGCCACCCCAGCCTCGCCGGTGCCCGGGCGGCAACCTCCAGCCTCGCCGGCGTTTGAGGCGCGGGTCCGGGCGGAGCCCGGTGCCCGGCGGAGCCGGGTTGCAGTCTTGGGGCTCCGCCCCAAACCCCGCGCCTCAAACGCCGGCGAGGCTGGGTGTTGCGCCCCAGGGCACTGGCGAGGCTGCGTCGGGCCCCGTCCGAGGTCCCGCCTCAAACGCCGGCGAGGCTGGAGTCGCAGCCAAGGAGGTCATGCCGGGCAGCGGGCGAGGCTGGAAGTTGCGCCCCAGGGCGCCGGCGAGGCTGGGGCGGGTCCCGCCCGAGGGGGCATGCCGGGCGGCCGGCGGGCTGGGAGGGGGCGTGGGGTGGTTACAGGAGGCCGTGGCGCATGGCGGTCGTCACCGCCGCCGTCCGGTCGGTCACCGACAGCTTGCCGAAGACGCGCAGCAGATGCGTCTTCACCGTGGACTCGGCCACGAACAGCCGCCGCCCGATCTCCGCGTTCGTCGCCCCCTCCGCGACCAGCCGCAGCACCGCCACCTCGCGGTCCGACAGCCGCGGCCGCTCCGGCCGGGTCCTGAGCCGGTCCACCAGCCGGCCCGCCACCGACGGCGCGAGCACCGTCTCGCCGCGCACGGCCGCCCGGATCGCCTCCGCCAGCTCCCCGCGGGCCATGTCCTTGAGCAGGTAGCCCGCGGCCCCCGCCTCCACGGCCCGCAGGATGTCCCGGTCCTCCTCGTACGTGGTCAGCACCACCACCCGGCACGGCAGCCCGGCCGCCGTGATCCGGCCGATCGACTCCACCCCGTCGCCGCCCGGCATCCGCAGGTCCATCAGGACCAGGTCCGGCAGGTGCTGCGCGGCCAGCGCCTCCGCCTGCGGACCGTTCGCCGCCTCCGCGACCACCTCCAGGTCCGGTTCGGCGCTGAGCATGCCGCGCAGGCCCTCCCGTACCACCGGATGGTCATCGGCCAGCAGGATGCGGATCATGGGCGTACGGCTCCTCACGCGACGGGAAGGGTGACGGTGACGGTGGTGCCCTCGCCCGGTGCGCTGCGCACCTCGGCCGTCCCGCCGACCTCGGCGGCGCGGGCCCGCAGGCCGCTCAGGCCGTAGCCGCGGGCGGGGCGTGCGGGGTCGAAGCCCCGGCCGGTGTCCCGGACCGACACCGTCAGCTCCCGGTCACCGTAGGTCAGGGCGAGCGCGGCGCGCGCGCCGGGTCCGGCGTGCTTGGCGGCGTTGGCGAGGGCCTCCTGGCAGCTGCGCAGCGCGACCACCTCCAGGCCGGGCGGCAGCGCCCGTACCGCGCCGGTGACGGTGACCGCGGCCGGCGGGTCGTGCCGGGCGGCGAGCCGGCCCACCGCGTCGGGCAGCGAGCCCCCGTCGAGGTCGGCGGGGGCGCCGCCGGCG
It contains:
- a CDS encoding peptidylprolyl isomerase — protein: MVTSDQRRRQLAREKFERQQQRRAEARRKSRQRALVIGSAVAVVAAAVIGGIAGGVFDKDEKETVTPAASGSGSATPSPEASKKAEPAMAVDQKAKYTFTLDTDQGKIAIAMDAAKTPHTVNSFKSLADQHYFDKTKCHRLTTGGIFVLQCGDPQGTGTGGPGYTIPDENLGGLGKAGSDGTVTYPAGTVAMANTGQPGSGGSQFFLVYKDSKLPPSYTPFGTMDAAGLKAVNDVAKAGVTGGSTDGAPKKAVTIEKAAVVKN
- a CDS encoding MBL fold metallo-hydrolase gives rise to the protein MLIAGFPAGAWGTNCYVVAPAAGEECVIIDPGHQAAQGVEETLKKHRLKPVAVVLTHGHIDHVASVVPVCGAHDVPAWIHPEDRYMMSDPEKALGRSIGMPLMGELTVGEPDDVRELTDGAALKLAGLDFSVAHAPGHTKGSVAFRMPESADVPSVFFSGDLLFAGSIGRTDLPGGSHAEILESLARVCLPLDDSTVVLSGHGPQTTIGRERATNPYLREVAAGLGGGHAAPRRGM
- the hisS gene encoding histidine--tRNA ligase; the protein is MSTFKAPKGTYDLIPPFSAKYLAVREAISAPLRTSGYGYVETPGFEDVGLFARGVGESTDIVSKEMYAFETKGGDKLALRPEGTASVLRAALEASLHKQGNLPVKLWYSGSYYRYERPQKGRYRHFSQVGAEAIGAEDPALDAELIILADQAYRSLGLRTFRILLNSLGDKECRPVYREALQTFLRGLDLDEETVRRAEINPLRVLDDKRADVQKQLVGAPVLRDYLCDACKAYHEEVRALITAAGVAFEDDEKLVRGLDYYTRTTFEFVHDGLGSQSAVGGGGRYDGLSEMIGGPALPSVGWALGVDRTVLALEAEGIELDIPATTQVFAVPLGDEARRLLFGTVTELRKAGVAADFAYGGKGLKGAMKDANRSGARLTLVAGERDLAEGVVQLKDMASGEQSAVPVGELVAAVRARLA
- a CDS encoding response regulator transcription factor, whose protein sequence is MIRILLADDHPVVREGLRGMLSAEPDLEVVAEAANGPQAEALAAQHLPDLVLMDLRMPGGDGVESIGRITAAGLPCRVVVLTTYEEDRDILRAVEAGAAGYLLKDMARGELAEAIRAAVRGETVLAPSVAGRLVDRLRTRPERPRLSDREVAVLRLVAEGATNAEIGRRLFVAESTVKTHLLRVFGKLSVTDRTAAVTTAMRHGLL